A genomic segment from Variovorax paradoxus B4 encodes:
- the ssuE gene encoding NADPH-dependent FMN reductase, with protein sequence MSVLLIAGSPSAPSRSTALLEAVGERLAGRSAHIERLAIRDLPAQALLLADWSHPAIERAIAQVAHARVVVVATPVYKAAYSGVLKVFLDLLAQNALKGKTVLPLATGGSPHHMLALDYALRPVLHALSARHILPGVYATDSQITLTPENAYQVHPDLAERLNEAVEVLATEGLKLPATHGFEPVPFSKVRCSV encoded by the coding sequence GTGTCCGTTCTCCTGATTGCCGGCAGCCCCTCGGCACCTTCGCGTTCCACCGCCTTGCTCGAGGCCGTGGGCGAGCGGCTGGCCGGCCGCAGCGCCCACATCGAGCGGCTCGCGATCCGCGACCTGCCGGCCCAGGCGCTGCTGCTGGCCGACTGGAGCCATCCGGCCATCGAGCGCGCGATTGCGCAGGTGGCGCATGCGCGCGTGGTCGTGGTGGCGACGCCGGTCTACAAGGCCGCCTACAGCGGCGTGCTGAAGGTTTTTCTCGACCTGCTGGCGCAGAACGCGCTCAAGGGCAAGACCGTGCTGCCGCTGGCCACCGGTGGCAGCCCGCACCACATGCTCGCGCTCGACTACGCATTGCGGCCGGTGCTGCATGCGCTCTCGGCGCGCCACATCCTGCCGGGCGTCTACGCGACCGATTCGCAGATCACGCTCACGCCCGAGAACGCCTACCAGGTGCATCCCGACCTGGCCGAGCGGCTCAACGAGGCCGTCGAGGTGCTCGCGACCGAAGGGCTGAAGCTGCCGGCAACACACGGCTTCGAACCGGTGCCGTTCTCCAAGGTGCGATGTAGCGTCTAG
- a CDS encoding oxidative damage protection protein, translating to MARMVQCIKLGKEAEGLDFPPYPGELGKRLWENVSKEAWAAWLKQQTMLVNENRLNLADLRARQYLARQMEKHFFGEGADVAQGYVPPPGT from the coding sequence ATGGCACGCATGGTTCAGTGCATCAAGCTCGGCAAAGAAGCCGAAGGGCTCGACTTCCCGCCCTACCCCGGGGAACTGGGCAAGCGCCTGTGGGAGAACGTCAGCAAGGAAGCCTGGGCCGCCTGGCTCAAGCAGCAGACCATGCTGGTCAACGAGAACCGGCTGAATCTGGCCGATCTGCGCGCCCGCCAATACCTGGCCCGGCAGATGGAAAAGCACTTTTTCGGCGAAGGCGCCGACGTGGCCCAGGGCTACGTGCCTCCTCCGGGCACCTGA
- a CDS encoding sulfate ABC transporter substrate-binding protein: MSLRRDFIKLSLGAGVAGAMALTALPSFAQGAAPVTLLNVSYDPTRELYVDYNRAFAKYWKGKTGQDVTVKQSHGGSGKQARSIIDGIDADVATLALGGDIDALATHGGLVKADWQKRLPQNSAPYTSTIVFLVKKGNPKGLKDWDDLVKPGVQVITPNPKTSGGARWNYLAAWEFAKRKYGSDAKAREYIGNLFRNVPVLDAGARGATITFVQRGVGDVLLAWENEAFLALKEFGAEKFEIVVPSISILAEPTVAVVDKVVDKKGSRAVAEEYLKYLYSDEGQDIAGRNFYRPTSEKARAKYDKQFPKLTLVTIDQAFGGWAKADKAHFADGASFDQIYTAKQK; this comes from the coding sequence ATGAGCCTTCGCCGCGACTTTATCAAGCTTTCCCTGGGTGCCGGCGTGGCCGGTGCCATGGCCCTGACGGCATTGCCGTCGTTCGCGCAGGGCGCGGCTCCCGTGACGCTGCTCAACGTGTCGTACGACCCGACGCGCGAGCTCTACGTCGACTACAACCGCGCGTTCGCGAAATACTGGAAGGGCAAGACCGGCCAGGACGTGACCGTCAAGCAGTCGCACGGCGGTTCGGGCAAGCAGGCCCGCTCGATCATCGACGGCATCGATGCCGACGTCGCCACGCTGGCGCTCGGCGGCGACATCGACGCGCTCGCCACGCACGGCGGCCTCGTCAAGGCCGACTGGCAGAAACGCCTGCCGCAGAACTCGGCGCCCTACACCTCGACCATCGTGTTCCTGGTGAAGAAGGGCAACCCCAAGGGCCTGAAGGACTGGGACGACCTCGTCAAGCCCGGCGTGCAGGTGATCACGCCCAACCCCAAGACCTCCGGCGGCGCGCGCTGGAACTACCTGGCCGCCTGGGAGTTTGCCAAGCGCAAGTACGGCAGCGACGCCAAGGCCAGGGAATACATCGGCAACCTGTTCAGGAACGTGCCCGTACTCGACGCTGGCGCGCGCGGCGCGACCATCACCTTCGTGCAGCGCGGCGTGGGCGACGTGCTGCTGGCCTGGGAGAACGAAGCCTTCCTGGCCCTCAAGGAATTCGGCGCCGAGAAGTTCGAGATCGTGGTGCCGTCGATCTCGATCCTGGCCGAGCCCACGGTGGCGGTGGTCGACAAGGTGGTCGACAAGAAGGGCTCCCGCGCGGTGGCCGAGGAATACCTCAAGTACCTGTATTCGGACGAAGGCCAGGACATTGCGGGCCGCAACTTCTACCGCCCGACCTCGGAAAAAGCCAGGGCCAAGTACGACAAGCAGTTCCCCAAGCTCACGCTGGTGACCATCGACCAGGCCTTCGGCGGCTGGGCGAAGGCCGACAAGGCGCACTTTGCGGATGGCGCTTCCTTCGACCAGATCTACACGGCAAAGCAGAAGTAG
- the mnmC gene encoding FAD-dependent 5-carboxymethylaminomethyl-2-thiouridine(34) oxidoreductase MnmC encodes MTAEPVAWRADGVPHSERFDDIYHTETGALAQSRHVFLGGCGLPGAWSGRPQWRILETGFGLGLNFLTSWQAWRADANRPRMLHFVSVEAHPVGPGDLLRAAEAYPELMPLARELAAQWHGLLPGFHRLAFDAGRVLLTLCIGDVQPMLRAQRFEADSIFLDGFSPQQNPAMWSPDTLKAVSRFARQGTGLATWTYARAVRDALAQNGFQLERRPGLPPKRDCLGGVFAPAWTVRRRGPAPERIDTPGRCAVIGAGLAGAAVAASLARRGWQVTVLDAADRFAAGASGLPFGLMAPHVSPDDALLSRLTRAGIRATWHELERLLEEGRDWRASGVLERRPEGDTRVPDGWSDGGPNESWPASAAQLAQARLPADAPALWHARAGWVRPQRLITAWLRGPGIEFRGNAPVARTVHGDGAWQLFDAADRLLAEAERVVVAAGFESGRFAPGLPLQPVRGQVMWGAMAADPGLPATPVNGDGHLIAHVPADDGTQLWLAGATFDRDSTDLEPSDADAAANRERLERLLPAAAAALAASFDRGQVNAWVGVRCASGDRRPLVGPLDADAAGLWACTALGSRGLSFAALCAELLAAQWHGEPLPLPANLAKALATQRTQA; translated from the coding sequence GTGACCGCTGAGCCGGTGGCCTGGCGCGCCGACGGCGTGCCGCACAGCGAACGCTTCGACGACATCTATCACACCGAAACCGGGGCGCTGGCGCAGTCGCGCCATGTGTTCCTGGGCGGCTGCGGCCTGCCTGGGGCCTGGTCCGGACGGCCGCAATGGCGGATTCTCGAAACCGGATTCGGGCTGGGGCTCAATTTCCTGACAAGCTGGCAGGCGTGGCGTGCGGACGCGAACCGGCCGCGAATGCTGCACTTCGTCTCGGTGGAGGCGCACCCGGTCGGGCCTGGCGACCTGCTGCGCGCCGCCGAAGCCTACCCCGAGCTGATGCCGCTGGCCCGGGAACTGGCCGCGCAGTGGCACGGGCTGCTGCCGGGCTTTCACCGTCTGGCCTTCGACGCCGGCCGCGTGCTGCTCACCCTGTGCATCGGCGACGTGCAGCCGATGCTGCGCGCGCAGCGCTTCGAGGCCGACAGCATCTTTCTCGACGGCTTCAGCCCGCAGCAGAACCCCGCCATGTGGTCGCCCGACACGCTGAAGGCCGTGTCGCGCTTTGCGCGCCAAGGCACCGGCCTTGCCACCTGGACCTATGCCCGTGCGGTGCGCGATGCGCTCGCGCAGAACGGCTTCCAGCTCGAAAGGCGCCCAGGCCTGCCGCCCAAGCGCGACTGCCTGGGCGGGGTGTTCGCGCCGGCCTGGACGGTTCGCCGCCGCGGCCCCGCGCCCGAGCGGATCGACACCCCGGGCCGCTGCGCCGTGATCGGCGCCGGGCTGGCCGGTGCGGCGGTGGCCGCCAGCCTGGCGCGCCGCGGATGGCAGGTCACGGTGCTCGATGCGGCCGACCGCTTCGCCGCCGGTGCTTCCGGCCTGCCCTTCGGCCTGATGGCGCCGCATGTCTCGCCCGACGACGCCCTGCTCTCGCGGCTCACGCGCGCCGGCATCCGCGCGACGTGGCATGAACTGGAACGCCTGCTGGAAGAAGGCCGCGACTGGCGCGCCAGCGGCGTGCTGGAGCGCCGGCCCGAGGGCGACACACGCGTCCCCGACGGGTGGAGCGATGGCGGCCCCAACGAGTCGTGGCCCGCAAGCGCCGCGCAATTGGCGCAGGCCCGCTTGCCGGCCGATGCGCCGGCCCTCTGGCACGCGCGCGCGGGCTGGGTCCGGCCGCAGCGGCTGATCACGGCCTGGCTGCGCGGGCCGGGCATCGAGTTCCGCGGCAACGCACCGGTGGCACGCACGGTGCACGGCGACGGCGCATGGCAGCTGTTCGATGCGGCGGACCGGCTGCTGGCCGAGGCGGAGCGCGTGGTGGTCGCCGCGGGCTTCGAATCCGGCCGCTTCGCTCCGGGGCTTCCGCTGCAGCCCGTGCGCGGCCAGGTCATGTGGGGCGCCATGGCGGCCGATCCCGGGCTTCCCGCGACACCCGTCAATGGCGACGGCCACCTGATCGCGCATGTACCCGCCGACGACGGCACCCAACTCTGGCTGGCCGGCGCCACCTTCGACCGCGACAGCACCGACCTGGAGCCGAGCGATGCCGATGCCGCCGCCAACCGCGAGCGCCTGGAGCGTCTGCTTCCCGCCGCCGCCGCCGCACTGGCCGCGAGCTTCGATCGCGGCCAGGTCAACGCCTGGGTCGGCGTGCGCTGCGCATCGGGCGATCGCCGGCCGCTGGTCGGCCCGCTCGATGCCGATGCGGCCGGCCTCTGGGCCTGCACCGCGCTGGGCTCGCGCGGTCTCAGCTTCGCGGCCCTGTGCGCGGAACTGCTGGCCGCGCAATGGCACGGCGAGCCGCTGCCGTTGCCGGCCAACCTGGCCAAGGCGCTTGCCACTCAGCGAACGCAAGCGTAG